The following DNA comes from Occultella kanbiaonis.
TTCCCGGGGCGGGAGCACGCGTACTGGGAGTGAGGGCGCTTCCGCGGAAGCGCCACAGTGGGGGGGCAGCCTGGAGTCACGCCCACCACTGAGCCGGACGCCTGACGTCGCGGGAACCGGGTCAGTCCTGGACGTCGCGGGGACCCTGTCCGTCGCGGGGATCGGGTCCGTAGCTGGGCCGTTCGCCGATCGTGCCGTCGACGTTTCTGACGACGTGGTCGACGCCGCCGGTGCGCGCTTCCTCACGCCCGACCGCAATGGCCTCGTCCCTGTCCTCGTGCGTGCTGAACGCCTGCTCGATTCCCTCGCGGCGGTTCTTCCACTGCCCGTCCTCGTGGAACGTCTCGACGTCTCCGCGTGGCATTCGACCGACCTCCCTCACACGCCGGCGGCTGGCACGTGTGATGTGCTTCGGCGGGCCGTCCGACTCTGTACCGAGGCTGCCAGCACCGCGGCCGCAGCGCGCGCCGAGTGCCCGACGGCGCCGGCGGTCAGGGGACCTGCGGCCCGGACTCGGCCGGCGCCAGGCATCGGCACGCCGGCTCCAGGTCGGCGCACACCATGATGAGCGCGTGGCCCTCACCGGGGGTGTCACATCCGGGATCGGAACAGGCCTGGGTCTCGTCGGTGTGCACGATCCAGGTGTCGTGGCAGTGGCGCAGGTGCAGCGAACCACAACAGGGGCGAGCGGCCGTGGTGGACGGGCTGGTCATGAGGCCTTCTTCTTCTGGGTCCTGGCCGCCTGGGTGATCGCCTCGGCGAGCTCGTCCTTGGTCATCTGGGAACGGCCGTCGACGCCGTAGTCCTTCGCCAGGTCGTACAGCTCCTTCTTCGACTTCGCCGACACGTCCGGCGCGTCGCCGGACTCGTTGCTCTTGCGTTCGAGCCCGCCGGCCTGGTGGCGGTTGCCGGCCTTGTGCTGACGGGAGGCCTCGACCGATTTGCGCAGCGCCTCCATCAGGTCGACGACACCGCCACCCTCATCGTCCTCGGCGTCGCTCGCGGTGACGATGCCCTCACCCTTGGCCTTGGCCTGCACCAGGTCGAGGACCTTCTCGCGGTAGGTGTCGACGTAGTTCGCCGGGTCCCACTGCGAGGTCATGGACTCGATCAGCGACGTCGCCATCTTCAGGTCCTTGTCGCCGGGCTTGCGCGCCGCGGGCACGCGCGGCAGCTCGGACTTGGGGTCGCGGATCTCGTCGGCGAAGAACATCGTCTCCAGCGTCAGAACCCCGTTGTGCGGGCGCACGGCGGCCAGGTACTGCTTGGAACGCATCACGAAGTTCGCGACCGCGATCCGGTCGGTCTTCTCCATGGCGGCCGTGAGCAGCCGGTAGGCCCGCTCGGCCGCCTCGTTCGCCGGCGCCAGGTAGTAGGTCTTCTGGTAGTGGATGGGATCGATGTCCTCGGCATCGACGAAGTCGGTGATGTCGATCGTGCGGGAGCGGCCGGGTGCGATCTCGTCGAGCTCGTCCGGGTCGAGGAGTACGTACTCGCCGCTGTCCAGCTCGTAGCCCTTGACGATGTCGTCGTAGTCGACCTCCTTGCCGGTGTCCTCGTTGACCCGTTTGTACCGGACCCGCGACGAGGTGCCCTTCGCGAACT
Coding sequences within:
- a CDS encoding DUF2188 domain-containing protein, which translates into the protein MPRGDVETFHEDGQWKNRREGIEQAFSTHEDRDEAIAVGREEARTGGVDHVVRNVDGTIGERPSYGPDPRDGQGPRDVQD
- a CDS encoding Ku protein, with amino-acid sequence MARSIWTGALAFGLVNVPVGLYSATEDKTIHFRQFAKGTSSRVRYKRVNEDTGKEVDYDDIVKGYELDSGEYVLLDPDELDEIAPGRSRTIDITDFVDAEDIDPIHYQKTYYLAPANEAAERAYRLLTAAMEKTDRIAVANFVMRSKQYLAAVRPHNGVLTLETMFFADEIRDPKSELPRVPAARKPGDKDLKMATSLIESMTSQWDPANYVDTYREKVLDLVQAKAKGEGIVTASDAEDDEGGGVVDLMEALRKSVEASRQHKAGNRHQAGGLERKSNESGDAPDVSAKSKKELYDLAKDYGVDGRSQMTKDELAEAITQAARTQKKKAS